In Arcobacter ellisii, a genomic segment contains:
- a CDS encoding HAMP domain-containing sensor histidine kinase produces MESKSIYRQFYNKLIIATSLFIITLSFIFYEYARSTVYDDIQENMLGQAKQIQKNYISFDKFTSVKTQFQTIDVVKNSELQEIKFFNYQMGGKYYIKLLYPFNLENKEFLQIIKNISLERELLYSVIFKNLFILAIPGFILMLLYSLVVSKSLLKPIMQINKKLANMDEHSLSQIDTKDLPIEFHSLANSINSLTNRIGTYVKFKKELFIGAAHELKTPLAVMKLKNEVTLKKKREIEQYEETLRLTIKSIDDMNIMISSILDIGRTEGAQFEQTTEIDLVEYIKKKANDYRMLSAQKNIIITFFSNVNHLNTSIQLTLFNQILQNFVQNAIKFTPNEKTIDIRLRKTKKEIIITVTDEGIGIDENIDLFAPFKRVGNQSGVGLGLFLAKNAADALRANISIKNREDGKSGCVAKLILNNTSKND; encoded by the coding sequence ATGGAAAGCAAAAGTATTTATAGACAATTTTACAACAAATTGATTATAGCTACTTCGCTTTTTATTATCACTCTCTCTTTTATCTTTTATGAATATGCTAGAAGTACTGTTTATGATGATATCCAAGAAAATATGCTTGGACAAGCAAAACAAATTCAAAAAAACTATATCTCTTTTGATAAATTCACTTCTGTAAAAACGCAATTTCAAACTATTGATGTTGTTAAAAATAGTGAACTACAAGAGATTAAATTTTTTAATTATCAAATGGGTGGGAAATATTATATAAAACTACTTTATCCATTTAATTTAGAGAATAAAGAATTTTTACAAATCATAAAAAATATCAGTTTAGAGAGAGAACTTTTATACTCTGTTATTTTCAAAAATCTTTTTATTTTGGCAATTCCTGGTTTTATTTTAATGCTTTTATACTCTTTAGTGGTTTCTAAATCACTTTTAAAACCAATTATGCAAATCAATAAAAAACTTGCAAATATGGATGAACACTCTTTATCTCAAATTGATACAAAAGATTTACCTATTGAATTTCACTCTTTAGCCAACTCTATTAACTCTTTAACAAATAGAATAGGTACTTATGTAAAATTCAAAAAAGAGTTGTTTATAGGTGCTGCACATGAGCTTAAAACACCACTTGCAGTTATGAAATTAAAAAATGAAGTTACATTAAAGAAAAAAAGAGAAATTGAACAATATGAAGAGACTTTAAGACTTACAATAAAATCAATTGATGATATGAATATTATGATTTCATCTATTTTAGATATTGGAAGAACAGAAGGTGCTCAATTTGAACAAACGACAGAAATTGATTTAGTTGAATATATTAAGAAAAAAGCAAACGATTATAGAATGTTAAGTGCACAAAAAAATATAATAATTACATTTTTCTCAAATGTAAATCATCTAAATACATCTATTCAATTAACACTATTTAATCAAATATTACAAAATTTTGTTCAAAATGCAATTAAATTTACTCCAAATGAAAAAACAATTGATATTCGTCTTAGAAAAACAAAAAAAGAGATTATCATTACTGTAACTGATGAAGGTATTGGTATTGATGAAAATATTGATTTATTCGCACCATTTAAAAGAGTTGGAAATCAAAGTGGTGTTGGATTAGGACTCTTTTTAGCTAAAAATGCAGCTGACGCATTAAGAGCAAATATAAGTATAAAAAATAGAGAAGATGGAAAATCTGGATGTGTTGCTAAACTTATACTTAACAACACATCAAAAAATGATTAA
- the hsrA gene encoding homeostatic response regulator transcription factor HsrA, with protein MRILIIEDEITLNRTLQEGLTDFGYQVDTAENYKDAEYFIDIRNYDLVLTDWMLPDGDGIELCKIVKNRSSRTAVVIISARDDKESEIEALKSGADDFIKKPFDFDILLARIEARLRFGGTNVIEIDDLVINPDEEKIEYAGEEIELKGKPFEVLTHLARHRDQIVSKEQLLDAIWEEPELVTPNVIEVAINQIRQKMDKPLNISTIETIRRRGYRFCYPNAAEDTKLK; from the coding sequence ATGAGAATTTTGATTATTGAAGACGAAATTACACTAAATAGAACACTACAAGAAGGTCTAACTGACTTTGGATATCAAGTTGATACTGCTGAGAACTACAAAGATGCAGAATATTTCATTGATATTAGAAACTACGATTTAGTATTAACTGATTGGATGTTACCAGATGGTGACGGTATTGAACTTTGCAAAATTGTAAAAAATAGAAGTTCAAGAACAGCTGTTGTTATTATCTCAGCAAGAGATGATAAAGAATCTGAAATTGAAGCACTAAAATCTGGTGCTGATGATTTTATTAAAAAACCATTTGATTTTGATATTTTACTTGCAAGAATTGAAGCAAGATTAAGATTTGGTGGAACAAACGTAATCGAAATTGATGATTTAGTAATTAATCCTGATGAAGAAAAAATCGAATATGCGGGAGAAGAGATTGAATTAAAAGGTAAACCTTTTGAAGTTTTAACTCACTTAGCAAGACATAGAGATCAAATCGTTTCTAAAGAACAATTATTAGATGCAATCTGGGAAGAACCAGAATTAGTTACTCCAAATGTAATTGAAGTTGCGATCAACCAAATTAGACAAAAAATGGATAAACCATTAAATATCTCTACAATTGAAACAATTAGAAGAAGAGGTTATAGATTCTGTTATCCAAATGCAGCGGAAGACACTAAACTTAAATAA
- a CDS encoding peptidylprolyl isomerase, whose amino-acid sequence MKKIVSSFVASVALITTLNAADFYATVDGEQITKQDISMALQDPRIDFDKLPENAKKQVLEQIINRKLLAKKAIEDGIEKDPQYIETITKIKEDLAFQVWQKNQIEKIKFTDAEKKDFYEKNKEKFVMPETLEASHILVKTEKEAFDIIKQLDKATNKEEKFKELALAKTEDPTGKKNGGYLGKFAADQMVPEFSSAAKALTKGSYSKVPTKTQFGYHIIYLKDKIPSKSLTFNEVESNISQILLGNTYNKKVKELTDELRKDAKIVIK is encoded by the coding sequence ATGAAAAAAATAGTGTCTAGCTTCGTTGCATCAGTTGCTTTAATTACAACTTTAAATGCAGCTGATTTTTATGCTACAGTTGATGGTGAACAAATCACTAAACAAGATATCTCAATGGCTTTACAAGATCCAAGAATCGATTTTGATAAATTACCAGAGAATGCAAAAAAACAAGTTTTAGAGCAAATAATTAATAGAAAATTATTAGCTAAAAAAGCAATTGAGGATGGAATTGAAAAAGATCCACAATATATTGAAACAATTACAAAAATCAAAGAAGATTTAGCTTTCCAAGTATGGCAAAAAAATCAAATTGAAAAAATCAAATTTACAGATGCAGAAAAAAAAGATTTCTATGAAAAAAACAAAGAAAAATTTGTTATGCCAGAAACTTTAGAAGCTAGTCACATTTTAGTAAAAACTGAAAAAGAAGCTTTTGATATTATCAAACAATTAGATAAAGCTACAAACAAAGAAGAAAAATTTAAAGAGTTAGCATTAGCAAAAACAGAAGATCCAACTGGTAAAAAAAATGGTGGATATTTAGGTAAATTTGCAGCAGACCAAATGGTTCCAGAATTTTCAAGTGCAGCTAAAGCTTTAACTAAAGGTTCTTATTCAAAAGTTCCAACTAAAACACAATTTGGTTATCATATTATTTACTTAAAAGATAAAATTCCTTCAAAATCTTTAACTTTCAATGAAGTTGAAAGTAATATTTCTCAAATTTTATTAGGAAATACATATAATAAAAAAGTTAAAGAATTAACAGACGAATTAAGAAAAGACGCAAAAATAGTTATTAAGTAA
- the fbaA gene encoding class II fructose-bisphosphate aldolase, whose translation MGVLDVVKPGVLTGSEAKKLFNYAKENNFAIPAVNVVGTDSVNAVLEAAAKVNSPVIIQFSNGGAGFYAGKGLKTSDAAVLGGISGANHVHTMAKAYGIPVILHTDHAAKKLLPWIDGLLDAGKKHFEQTGRPLFTSHMLDLSEESLEENIEICVEYFKKMNALDMMIEIELGITGGEEDGVDNSDVDNALLYTQPEEVCYAYEKLKEVGDNFTIAASFGNVHGVYKPGNVVLSPKILDNSQKYIQDKLKTSDKPVDFVFHGGSGSLLSEIREAISYGVIKMNIDTDTQWAMWDGVRAYEAKYHDYLQGQIGNPEGEDKPNKNYYDPRKFLRAGQETMIARLEVAFSDLCALNKN comes from the coding sequence TTGGGTGTATTAGATGTAGTAAAACCAGGTGTTTTAACTGGTAGTGAAGCAAAAAAACTTTTTAATTATGCAAAAGAGAACAATTTTGCAATTCCAGCTGTTAATGTTGTAGGAACTGATTCTGTTAATGCTGTTTTAGAAGCAGCTGCAAAAGTTAATTCGCCAGTTATTATTCAATTTTCAAATGGTGGAGCAGGATTTTATGCTGGAAAAGGTTTAAAAACTAGTGATGCAGCAGTTCTTGGTGGAATTAGTGGTGCAAACCATGTTCATACAATGGCAAAAGCTTATGGTATTCCAGTTATTTTACATACTGACCATGCAGCAAAAAAACTTTTACCTTGGATTGATGGATTATTAGATGCAGGTAAAAAACATTTTGAACAAACAGGAAGACCTTTATTTACTTCTCATATGCTTGATTTAAGTGAAGAAAGTCTTGAAGAAAATATTGAAATTTGTGTTGAGTATTTCAAAAAAATGAATGCACTTGATATGATGATTGAAATTGAACTTGGAATTACTGGTGGTGAAGAAGATGGTGTTGACAACTCTGATGTTGATAATGCTTTACTTTATACACAACCAGAAGAAGTTTGTTATGCTTATGAAAAATTAAAAGAAGTTGGAGATAATTTTACAATTGCTGCATCTTTTGGAAATGTTCATGGTGTATATAAACCAGGAAATGTTGTTTTAAGTCCAAAAATCTTAGATAATTCACAAAAATATATTCAAGATAAATTAAAAACTTCTGATAAACCAGTTGACTTTGTTTTCCATGGTGGTTCAGGTTCACTTTTAAGTGAAATTAGAGAAGCTATCTCTTATGGTGTTATTAAAATGAACATTGATACAGATACTCAATGGGCAATGTGGGATGGTGTAAGAGCTTATGAAGCTAAATACCATGATTATTTACAAGGACAAATCGGAAACCCAGAAGGTGAAGATAAACCAAATAAAAATTACTATGACCCAAGAAAATTCTTAAGAGCTGGTCAAGAAACAATGATAGCTAGACTTGAAGTTGCTTTCTCTGATCTTTGTGCTTTAAATAAAAACTAA
- a CDS encoding response regulator transcription factor, which translates to MKILLVEDDEMLNEMITEYINSTGHVIISTKTGQESLEILDSQKFDLLILDISLPDIDGFTILEKMHEQKRMVPTIYISALIDIEDISRAFDLGCFDYLKKPFHLKELTLRINKILKTRLVPQRHKRLSKHYSFDAETMTLYFNNEPHILPRRQLQIIELLAQNRSLVVNYDMFRTYVWNDDYIDNATIRAEVNRVKTVLKEDFIKNIRGSGYMVERPE; encoded by the coding sequence ATGAAAATTTTATTAGTAGAAGATGATGAAATGTTAAACGAAATGATTACTGAATATATAAATTCAACTGGTCATGTAATAATAAGCACAAAAACAGGTCAAGAATCTTTAGAAATCTTAGACTCCCAAAAATTTGATTTACTCATTTTAGATATTTCACTTCCAGATATAGATGGTTTTACTATTTTAGAAAAAATGCATGAACAAAAAAGAATGGTTCCAACTATTTATATTTCTGCATTAATTGATATAGAAGATATTTCAAGAGCTTTTGATTTAGGTTGTTTTGATTATCTAAAAAAACCTTTTCATTTAAAAGAACTGACTCTTAGAATTAATAAAATTCTAAAAACAAGATTAGTTCCTCAAAGACATAAAAGACTTTCAAAACATTATAGTTTTGATGCAGAAACTATGACTTTGTATTTTAATAATGAACCACATATCCTTCCAAGACGACAACTTCAAATTATTGAACTTTTAGCACAAAATAGAAGTTTAGTTGTAAACTATGATATGTTTAGAACTTATGTGTGGAATGACGACTATATAGATAATGCAACTATTAGAGCAGAAGTAAATAGAGTAAAAACTGTATTAAAAGAAGATTTTATTAAAAATATAAGAGGAAGTGGTTATATGGTGGAAAGACCTGAATAA
- a CDS encoding FIST N-terminal domain-containing protein: protein MKTFTYTINDKPIEKIIDFSMFENEKNILIQIFCGQTKEKLKNILDVITKKLPQAICIGSSTDGEISNDTITTNSTILSISTFEKTTIKAAYSNSENCFSNGVELANKLCTQTTKAIIAFSDGATTNGEEFLNGINFVNNKVIVSGGMAADNANFTQTFISCQNKILTKGAVGVSLNSEELSVCNAFNFNWSPIGIEHVIEEVVGNRVYKISGLTPLDFYEKYLGEYVARSLPATGIEFPLILQKNKIPIARAVIAKHEDGSLSFAGNLHKGDIVKLGFGNVELILNNPLKSLLNKCAINETQSIFIYTCMARRRYMPSLIDIEIKPFSKIAPTVGFFTYGEFFHNRENNELLNQTLTVLALTENPNSNLDLKIETPIHQEKLSEHARSLQALTNLIQQSSRDYNEQSEKLEKGNKYAQNLIESQKQFLKHAVHETNTPLSVIMGNIEMFEMENGKNKYLSNIEVAMKNIFSIYDDLSYLIKKDQVNSAIHKINIVDFVRSRIDFFTSSALKFKSNFKFQSLKDEIILNFNEIKLQRIVDNNLTNAIKYTLPNETIFVRLSEFNSECHFTIESRSKQILDPQQIFEEYYREELSAEGFGLGLNLVKRICSEENVGIRLESGENFASFTYIFKGVL, encoded by the coding sequence ATGAAAACTTTTACATATACAATAAATGATAAACCTATAGAAAAGATAATTGATTTTTCTATGTTTGAAAATGAGAAGAATATTTTAATTCAAATTTTTTGTGGACAAACTAAAGAAAAATTAAAAAACATATTAGATGTAATTACAAAAAAATTGCCACAAGCAATTTGTATTGGTTCTTCAACGGATGGAGAAATAAGTAATGATACTATTACAACAAACAGTACAATCTTATCTATTTCAACTTTTGAAAAAACTACAATTAAAGCAGCATACTCAAATAGTGAAAACTGTTTCTCAAATGGTGTAGAACTTGCCAATAAACTTTGTACCCAAACAACAAAAGCTATTATTGCTTTTAGTGATGGAGCTACTACAAATGGAGAAGAGTTTTTAAATGGTATTAACTTTGTAAATAACAAAGTAATTGTAAGTGGTGGAATGGCTGCTGATAATGCAAACTTTACGCAAACATTTATCTCTTGTCAAAATAAGATATTAACAAAAGGTGCTGTTGGGGTATCTTTAAATTCAGAAGAGTTAAGTGTATGTAATGCTTTTAATTTTAATTGGTCACCAATAGGAATAGAGCATGTTATTGAAGAAGTTGTTGGAAATAGAGTTTATAAAATTTCAGGTCTTACTCCTTTGGATTTTTATGAAAAGTATTTAGGAGAGTATGTTGCTCGTTCACTTCCAGCAACAGGAATAGAATTTCCTTTAATCTTACAAAAAAATAAAATCCCAATAGCAAGAGCTGTTATAGCAAAACATGAAGATGGAAGTTTGAGTTTTGCAGGGAATCTTCATAAAGGAGATATTGTAAAACTTGGATTTGGAAATGTTGAACTAATTTTAAATAATCCACTAAAATCTCTTTTAAACAAATGTGCAATAAATGAAACTCAAAGTATCTTTATCTATACATGTATGGCTAGACGTAGATATATGCCTAGTTTAATTGATATAGAGATAAAACCTTTTTCAAAAATAGCACCTACTGTTGGATTTTTTACTTATGGAGAATTTTTTCATAATAGAGAAAATAATGAACTATTAAATCAAACACTAACTGTATTAGCTCTTACAGAAAACCCAAATTCTAATTTGGATTTAAAAATTGAAACTCCTATTCATCAAGAAAAACTTAGTGAACATGCAAGAAGTCTGCAAGCTTTGACAAATCTAATTCAACAATCTTCAAGGGATTATAATGAACAATCAGAGAAATTAGAAAAAGGAAATAAATACGCTCAAAATCTAATTGAATCTCAAAAGCAGTTTTTAAAACACGCAGTTCACGAAACAAATACACCCTTATCAGTTATTATGGGGAATATTGAGATGTTTGAAATGGAAAATGGGAAAAATAAATATCTTTCAAATATTGAAGTTGCAATGAAAAATATCTTTAGTATTTATGATGATTTGAGTTATTTAATCAAAAAAGACCAAGTAAATTCTGCAATTCATAAAATAAATATAGTTGATTTTGTAAGAAGTAGAATTGATTTTTTTACATCTTCTGCTTTAAAGTTTAAATCAAATTTTAAATTTCAATCACTAAAAGATGAAATAATTTTAAATTTCAATGAAATAAAACTTCAAAGAATAGTTGATAACAATCTTACAAATGCAATTAAATACACTCTTCCAAATGAAACAATATTTGTAAGGCTTTCTGAATTTAACTCTGAATGTCACTTTACAATTGAGAGTCGTTCAAAACAGATTTTAGACCCACAACAAATTTTTGAAGAGTATTATAGAGAAGAACTTTCAGCAGAAGGTTTTGGACTTGGATTAAATTTAGTAAAAAGAATTTGTAGTGAAGAAAACGTTGGAATAAGATTAGAATCAGGTGAAAACTTTGCTTCATTTACATATATTTTTAAAGGAGTTTTATGA
- a CDS encoding aldehyde dehydrogenase family protein — translation MIYTKPTYKPQYENFIGGEWLAPKSGEYFDNISPVDGTLLTRIPRSNEADVEAAIIAADKAFQSFKRTSVVERSNLLNKMADAIEANLEKLAIAETLDNGKTIRETLNADVPLVVDHFRYFASVIRAESGTVSDLDENTVSQEIYEPYGVVAQIIPWNFPLLMAAWKLAPAIAAGNCIVMKPASATPMSILLLMEAVQDVLPKGVVNIINGAGGKIGKYLSTHPLVKKVGFTGETTTGQLIMQYATENIIPSTLELGGKSPNVFFESIMDADDEFFDKAIEGLVLFAFNSGEVCTCPSRALIQESIYEPFIARVLERVKAIKLGNPLDTENMMGAQCSLNQKEKIMEYINIGKEEGAELLIGGDVYESSVNPNGFYIQPTLFKGHNKMRIFQEEIFGPVLAITTFKDEAEALEIANDTIYGLGSGVWSRDAHQLHRMSRGIQAGRVWVNCYHMYPSHASFGGYKKSGIGRETHMMMLNSYRHTKNILTSYNKNKLGFF, via the coding sequence ATGATTTATACAAAACCAACATACAAACCTCAATATGAGAATTTTATAGGTGGAGAATGGCTTGCTCCAAAAAGTGGTGAATACTTTGATAATATATCTCCAGTTGATGGAACTTTATTAACAAGAATTCCAAGATCAAATGAAGCTGATGTTGAAGCAGCAATTATAGCAGCTGATAAAGCATTCCAATCTTTTAAACGTACTTCAGTTGTTGAAAGAAGTAATTTATTAAATAAAATGGCAGATGCAATTGAAGCAAATTTAGAAAAACTTGCAATTGCAGAGACTTTAGATAATGGTAAAACTATTAGAGAAACTTTAAATGCAGATGTTCCTTTAGTTGTTGACCATTTCAGATATTTTGCATCTGTAATTAGAGCAGAATCAGGAACAGTTTCTGATTTAGATGAAAACACTGTTTCTCAAGAAATTTATGAGCCATATGGTGTTGTTGCTCAAATTATTCCTTGGAATTTCCCACTATTAATGGCTGCTTGGAAATTAGCTCCTGCAATTGCTGCTGGAAATTGTATTGTTATGAAACCAGCAAGTGCTACTCCTATGTCAATTTTATTATTAATGGAAGCAGTTCAAGATGTTTTACCAAAAGGTGTTGTAAATATTATTAATGGTGCAGGTGGAAAAATTGGTAAATATTTATCAACTCATCCATTAGTTAAAAAAGTTGGATTTACAGGTGAAACTACAACTGGTCAATTAATTATGCAATATGCAACAGAAAATATTATTCCTTCAACTTTAGAATTAGGTGGAAAATCTCCAAACGTATTCTTTGAATCAATTATGGATGCAGATGATGAGTTCTTTGATAAAGCAATTGAAGGTTTAGTTTTATTCGCATTTAACTCTGGTGAAGTTTGTACTTGTCCATCAAGAGCATTAATTCAAGAGTCAATTTATGAGCCATTTATTGCAAGAGTTCTTGAAAGAGTAAAAGCTATTAAATTAGGAAATCCTTTAGATACAGAAAATATGATGGGTGCTCAATGTTCACTTAACCAAAAAGAAAAAATTATGGAATATATCAATATAGGTAAAGAAGAGGGTGCTGAATTATTAATTGGTGGAGATGTTTATGAATCTTCTGTAAATCCAAATGGATTCTACATTCAACCTACTTTATTTAAAGGTCATAATAAAATGAGAATTTTCCAAGAAGAGATTTTTGGACCAGTTCTTGCTATTACAACTTTTAAAGATGAAGCTGAAGCATTAGAAATTGCAAATGATACAATCTATGGATTAGGTTCAGGTGTTTGGTCAAGAGATGCTCACCAATTACATAGAATGAGTAGAGGAATTCAAGCAGGAAGAGTATGGGTTAACTGCTACCATATGTATCCTTCTCACGCATCATTTGGTGGATATAAAAAATCAGGAATCGGAAGAGAAACTCATATGATGATGTTAAATTCATATAGACATACAAAAAATATTTTAACTTCATACAATAAAAATAAATTAGGTTTCTTCTAG
- a CDS encoding DUF779 domain-containing protein, protein MQRVDVTPKASKVIEKLKELHGELVFNQSGGCCDGTAPMCYEKGDFYVPSRNVKMGEICGCEFFIDPDQFEYFKHSFITIDVREEKAAFGNSFSLEIDLGYQFITKSRIMTDEEYKQLLEEEK, encoded by the coding sequence ATGCAAAGAGTAGATGTTACACCTAAAGCTTCAAAAGTAATTGAAAAATTAAAAGAACTTCATGGTGAATTGGTTTTTAATCAAAGTGGTGGTTGTTGTGATGGAACTGCTCCTATGTGTTATGAAAAAGGTGATTTTTATGTTCCAAGTAGAAATGTAAAAATGGGTGAAATTTGTGGATGTGAGTTTTTCATAGACCCAGACCAATTTGAATACTTTAAACACTCTTTTATAACAATAGATGTAAGAGAAGAAAAAGCTGCCTTTGGAAACTCTTTTTCACTTGAAATAGATTTAGGATATCAATTTATTACAAAATCAAGAATTATGACAGATGAAGAGTATAAACAACTTTTAGAAGAAGAAAAATGA
- a CDS encoding HDOD domain-containing protein, whose amino-acid sequence MLENILEKIETLPPLPQTILEIETFRKQNNQEPDELVKIAEKDPLCVATLLKISNSSFFGFNSKIETVKRVINLLGINFTIYVAIKEAIDSVLKIDLYPYGIKCEDFTKITHISLRFLDLWITKKDREFKDEVLLACLLHETGKFLLSETVVNRGLLDEFKQRIDSGEEVSKVEKELLEVTTHKVTAEIFRYWNFNNNLIEIIEFVDDINSCSEKNREKCQILDIIRTLFDMKNFLSEENKQKALQKAKEYNFDIEYLNYAIQSIKN is encoded by the coding sequence ATGTTAGAAAATATATTAGAAAAAATAGAAACTTTACCACCATTACCCCAAACAATTTTAGAAATAGAAACATTTAGAAAACAAAATAATCAAGAACCTGATGAATTAGTAAAAATCGCAGAAAAAGACCCTTTATGTGTTGCAACTTTATTAAAAATTTCAAATTCATCTTTTTTTGGTTTTAATTCAAAAATAGAAACTGTAAAAAGAGTAATAAATCTTTTAGGAATAAATTTTACAATTTATGTTGCTATAAAAGAGGCAATAGATAGTGTTTTAAAAATAGATTTATATCCTTATGGAATAAAGTGTGAAGATTTTACAAAAATAACACATATCTCTTTACGTTTTTTAGATTTATGGATAACAAAAAAAGATAGAGAGTTTAAAGATGAGGTTTTGCTTGCATGTTTATTACATGAAACTGGTAAATTTTTATTATCAGAAACAGTTGTAAATAGAGGATTATTAGATGAGTTTAAACAAAGAATTGATTCAGGAGAAGAGGTATCAAAAGTTGAAAAAGAGTTGTTAGAGGTAACAACACACAAAGTTACAGCAGAGATTTTTAGATATTGGAATTTTAATAATAATCTGATTGAAATTATAGAGTTTGTTGATGATATTAATAGCTGTAGTGAAAAAAATCGAGAAAAGTGCCAAATTTTGGATATTATAAGAACTCTTTTTGATATGAAAAATTTTTTAAGTGAAGAGAATAAACAAAAAGCTTTACAAAAAGCAAAAGAGTATAATTTTGATATTGAGTATTTAAATTACGCAATTCAAAGTATAAAAAACTAA
- a CDS encoding ExbD/TolR family protein, whose amino-acid sequence MKRREALGLDLTPVIDVVFILLIFFIVTSVFKKEELALMLDLPTSNAKEMEIKEEQVFIELNQNKLAIKGIEVSFESLEDNLKAIKNKNKPVIVRIDKKVEYQRVVKVLDLLQKYDLTNLALVTNEEGKK is encoded by the coding sequence ATGAAAAGACGTGAAGCTTTAGGCTTAGATTTAACTCCTGTTATTGACGTTGTTTTTATTTTACTTATCTTTTTTATTGTTACATCTGTTTTCAAAAAAGAGGAACTTGCTTTAATGTTAGATTTACCTACATCAAATGCAAAAGAGATGGAAATAAAAGAGGAACAAGTCTTTATTGAATTAAATCAAAATAAGTTAGCAATAAAAGGAATTGAAGTCTCTTTTGAATCTTTAGAAGATAATTTAAAAGCAATAAAAAATAAAAATAAACCAGTTATTGTTAGAATTGATAAAAAAGTTGAGTATCAAAGGGTTGTAAAAGTTTTAGATTTACTTCAAAAATATGATTTAACAAATCTTGCTTTAGTTACAAATGAAGAGGGGAAAAAATAG
- a CDS encoding MotA/TolQ/ExbB proton channel family protein: MSQKIIGVVMDLMGYIDKGGVIVYILIFLNVIGFTIILWKFFTLPRKNTIINHIKNKVTNNSSINSQIEYEVKKLESGLTIIKNIATVAPLLGLLGTVIGVYKSFEAITQNGLGDPTIFSNGIGIALITTIAGLIVAIPHQIAYNHFISLIDSIELKAKKEISE; the protein is encoded by the coding sequence ATGTCACAAAAAATTATTGGGGTCGTTATGGATTTAATGGGATACATTGATAAAGGTGGAGTTATTGTTTATATTTTAATATTTTTAAATGTAATTGGATTTACAATTATTTTATGGAAATTTTTCACACTTCCGAGAAAAAATACAATTATAAATCATATAAAAAATAAAGTTACAAATAACTCTTCTATCAATTCTCAAATTGAGTATGAAGTTAAAAAACTTGAATCAGGGCTTACAATTATAAAAAATATAGCAACTGTTGCACCTCTTTTAGGACTTCTTGGAACTGTTATTGGAGTTTATAAATCTTTTGAAGCAATCACTCAAAATGGTTTAGGAGACCCAACAATATTTTCAAATGGAATTGGAATAGCACTTATTACAACAATTGCAGGTCTTATCGTTGCAATTCCTCATCAAATAGCTTATAACCATTTTATCTCTTTGATTGATTCAATTGAATTAAAAGCTAAAAAAGAGATAAGCGAATAA